In one window of Methanosarcina vacuolata Z-761 DNA:
- the fpoJ gene encoding F420H2 dehydrogenase subunit FpoJ: MRINRPLAFLVVLLFTAIVVIGAFGTSWNTVSELPQNQADQSNIEGIGMLIFTHYVAPFEVLSIVLLASLIGAIYLAKGEGNR, encoded by the coding sequence GTGAGGATTAACCGGCCTTTAGCCTTTCTCGTAGTTTTGCTCTTTACAGCTATTGTGGTAATCGGGGCTTTTGGAACTTCCTGGAACACGGTTTCCGAACTCCCCCAAAACCAGGCTGACCAGAGTAATATAGAGGGCATTGGAATGCTGATCTTTACTCATTATGTAGCGCCTTTTGAAGTCCTTTCAATCGTCCTGCTTGCCTCCCTCATAGGAGCGATTTACCTGGCAAAAGGGGAGGGCAACCGATGA
- the fpoI gene encoding F420H2 dehydrogenase subunit FpoI, producing the protein MVLKNIKYAIRNITRPPVTRMYPEKQSELSDRFRGLQILDKSKCIGCGICANTCPNAAIKIVKAPIAPGSTKQRWFPQIDIGHCLFCGLCIDQCPKEALSSGKEYAKGLVKWKHKDLLMTPEKLAREVDIEEGDEK; encoded by the coding sequence ATGGTCCTTAAAAACATTAAATACGCAATTAGAAACATCACAAGGCCTCCCGTAACCAGGATGTACCCGGAAAAACAAAGCGAGCTTTCCGACCGGTTCAGGGGGCTTCAGATACTCGATAAAAGTAAATGCATAGGCTGTGGCATCTGTGCCAATACATGCCCCAATGCCGCAATCAAGATCGTAAAAGCTCCGATTGCACCAGGCAGCACAAAACAACGCTGGTTCCCTCAGATTGACATCGGACACTGTCTTTTCTGCGGGCTATGTATCGACCAGTGCCCGAAAGAAGCGCTTTCCAGCGGCAAGGAATACGCTAAAGGTCTCGTTAAATGGAAGCACAAAGACCTGCTCATGACCCCTGAAAAACTTGCAAGGGAAGTCGATATTGAGGAAGGTGACGAGAAATGA
- the fpoL gene encoding F420H2 dehydrogenase subunit FpoL, translating into MVKTALEEFAFLIPLLPALAFVITFFFGRKMPAGGAIVPILAIAASFVISLMITLRLLANPEEVISQSYPWFAMLNIGVLIDPLAAVMLSMVSFVSLLIHIYAVSYMSGDPGEARYFAETALFTAAMLSLVLSDNILQLFVSWELVGLCSYLLIGFWFERPSAAAAAKKAFLTTRIGDVMFLTGIIVLTSDLLKLAGGFQEGTYLLRFDEIFSYIPQLSAFHSNIFGFEVSHLTIITLLLFGGAVGKSGQFPLHVWLPDAMEGPTTVSALIHAATMVTAGVYLVARTFPMFIAAPDTLMVVAYLGGFTALFAGTMGIVMNDLKRVLAYSTISQLGYMMLGLGLGSAIGLEAVGISLFHLINHAFFKALLFLCAGSVIHAVGTQDMRELGGVRKVMPVTAATMAIAALALAGFGIPGTSIGTSGFFSKDAIIEAAYLFGEHSNNWIPYAFSIAAALLTSIYIFRLIFMTFTGKPKSDYHGHESPAIMTIPLSILAIFSLVFGGLTKTGFMDFLEETFANSFVNLDIGSLAALGRNELVGAAGSESLFVQWLPMIVAVAGLAVAFVIYYLRIIKFGPLASMKNPVYRLLYKRYYQHEIYTEFFSLGIVYGVIAFLSQVLDVIIDSIVEGIGILTVGVSEELRRVQTGVVQTYAIAVVVGVSLLIILVKLIMEVL; encoded by the coding sequence GTGGTAAAAACGGCTCTGGAAGAATTCGCATTTTTAATTCCTCTGCTTCCGGCACTGGCTTTTGTAATCACCTTCTTCTTCGGCAGGAAAATGCCAGCAGGTGGTGCCATTGTCCCTATACTGGCAATTGCCGCTTCCTTCGTAATCTCTTTAATGATTACTCTCAGGCTGCTGGCAAACCCAGAAGAGGTTATAAGTCAGTCTTATCCCTGGTTTGCAATGCTCAATATAGGAGTGTTGATTGATCCCCTGGCCGCAGTAATGCTGTCAATGGTCTCTTTTGTGAGCCTGCTGATCCATATCTATGCAGTTAGCTATATGTCAGGTGACCCGGGAGAAGCCAGGTATTTTGCAGAAACCGCACTCTTTACCGCAGCAATGCTTTCCCTGGTGCTTTCGGACAACATCCTTCAGCTCTTTGTTTCCTGGGAACTTGTAGGGCTGTGTTCCTATCTCTTAATTGGCTTCTGGTTCGAAAGGCCCTCGGCTGCAGCGGCTGCCAAGAAGGCTTTCCTGACAACCAGGATAGGAGATGTGATGTTCCTTACCGGGATAATTGTACTGACCTCCGACCTCCTGAAACTTGCAGGCGGATTCCAGGAAGGGACATACCTGCTCCGTTTTGACGAAATCTTCAGTTATATCCCGCAGCTTTCTGCCTTTCATTCAAACATTTTCGGCTTTGAAGTAAGCCACCTTACCATCATCACCCTGCTCCTCTTTGGAGGGGCCGTAGGAAAGTCCGGCCAGTTCCCTCTGCATGTATGGCTTCCTGACGCAATGGAAGGTCCGACAACCGTTTCGGCCCTTATCCATGCCGCAACAATGGTTACTGCCGGTGTCTATCTGGTCGCAAGAACCTTCCCCATGTTTATTGCAGCCCCTGATACCCTCATGGTAGTTGCTTACCTTGGAGGTTTTACCGCGCTCTTTGCAGGCACGATGGGAATCGTAATGAACGACCTCAAGCGCGTGCTTGCTTACTCGACCATAAGCCAGCTCGGTTACATGATGCTTGGCCTTGGCCTCGGTTCGGCAATCGGGCTTGAAGCAGTAGGCATTTCTCTCTTCCACCTGATCAACCATGCTTTCTTTAAGGCCCTTCTTTTCCTCTGTGCAGGCAGCGTAATCCACGCAGTAGGCACCCAGGACATGAGGGAACTCGGAGGCGTAAGAAAGGTAATGCCAGTTACGGCTGCCACTATGGCAATTGCAGCCCTGGCTCTGGCAGGTTTCGGAATACCCGGGACCTCAATAGGGACAAGCGGTTTTTTCTCAAAGGATGCGATTATTGAGGCTGCCTATCTCTTTGGAGAACACAGCAACAACTGGATCCCCTATGCATTCTCAATTGCGGCTGCACTTCTCACGTCAATTTACATCTTCAGGCTGATCTTCATGACCTTTACAGGGAAGCCGAAAAGTGACTACCATGGACATGAATCTCCCGCTATTATGACAATACCACTTTCAATTCTGGCAATCTTTTCCCTAGTGTTTGGGGGGCTGACAAAAACAGGGTTCATGGATTTCCTTGAAGAAACATTTGCAAACAGCTTCGTGAATCTTGACATAGGAAGCCTTGCAGCCTTAGGTCGAAATGAGCTTGTAGGGGCAGCAGGGAGCGAATCTCTCTTTGTCCAGTGGCTTCCGATGATAGTTGCCGTTGCAGGTCTTGCAGTTGCTTTTGTGATCTATTATCTGAGGATAATTAAATTCGGGCCGCTTGCTTCCATGAAGAACCCGGTTTACAGGCTGCTCTACAAGCGCTATTACCAGCATGAAATCTATACTGAATTCTTCTCGCTTGGAATCGTATACGGAGTCATTGCTTTCCTTTCACAGGTGCTTGATGTGATCATTGACAGTATCGTGGAAGGAATCGGAATTCTTACAGTAGGTGTAAGTGAGGAGCTCAGGAGAGTTCAGACCGGAGTTGTTCAGACTTATGCAATTGCAGTAGTTGTGGGTGTCAGCCTGCTAATAATACTTGTTAAGTTAATTATGGAGGTACTCTGA
- a CDS encoding PKD domain-containing protein has translation MKHILRMFAFIAVVLLIAGVPVAQATVEEGWPVSKPNTPKNADDLFIDFEKGIDGIQIENTIPSLKFTTTSGLNWRYGDIRTGNYNVDPYGSKAYETRGNFFAWLGETGDTGRIDFPGGGATYCSVLVSTYSGVVLDAYNSTGVLIATSGRCGSNLDTGTLTRLTVDAPTGQYISYVLIHDTGNYWLMDDLCTDAKGVIPVPGRSIGKHSDKFDIVFVPDDDYGSSADIDKWLPTFLDDINHQIDERLGGAAPVSGNLSKFNFYYTKLQGTASSKTLPADLTQMSPFADAYVIFHTEEFGDSTRMGPPSIYGAEGPVGRSFIHESGHGIFGLADEYDDDNCITFYFQPNPMPNIWATEAEGRADATKEGWNPDDIQNFTDCQGDWWKLGTKEYIMCDGSFFANGWGAPASRRIQWFLGQYPSDNTKAKASTQSEKSISLNLQISSDVFSLLDDSFVTDSAPSYLPGKYDFTTKVYSTSGELLREYGFNDPRRILAESDYEGPTLLDNVNFQLTLPYFNNGGRVDLIESATGSVKLSVDISKYASTDTTPPSSITNIQSTNGTTWLNWTWTNPSDPDFSHTEIYLNGPFQTNTSAGYFNTTDPQPEKSYTLIRTNPSNPDFSHTEIYLNGPFQTNTSAEYFNATGLQPEKSYTLSTRTVDDSGNVNQTWVNSTGTTKKELVLPVANFSAKPTEGKAPLTVAFTDTSTGDPTKWKWDFGDGTTSIQQNPKHKYSKAGNYTVALTVSNAAGSNTVTKDGYIQVIEKPVANFSASPTSGKAPLNVKFADTSTGTPTYWYWNFGDGSKSYLQNPTHKYSKIGVYTVSLIVKNAAGSSEVTKTNYIKVVTKPVAAFSASPTSGKAPLTVAFTDKSTGLPEKWKWSFGDGTISREQNPEHQYLQEGKYKVTLTVSNAAGSNTVTKTNYITVTTNTRPGIYSENE, from the coding sequence ATGAAACATATACTCAGAATGTTTGCGTTCATAGCAGTTGTGCTCTTGATCGCAGGAGTGCCAGTTGCTCAGGCTACTGTTGAAGAAGGTTGGCCAGTTAGCAAACCGAACACTCCCAAAAATGCAGATGATCTTTTCATAGACTTTGAGAAGGGAATCGATGGAATTCAGATTGAAAACACTATTCCAAGTCTGAAGTTCACTACAACCTCTGGGCTCAATTGGAGATACGGTGATATCCGAACAGGTAATTATAATGTTGATCCATACGGGAGCAAAGCATATGAAACTAGAGGAAATTTCTTTGCCTGGTTGGGTGAAACTGGAGACACGGGCCGAATCGATTTTCCAGGAGGAGGCGCTACTTACTGTTCCGTCCTTGTTAGTACATATTCTGGTGTGGTTCTGGATGCCTACAACAGTACGGGTGTATTAATAGCTACTAGTGGCAGGTGTGGTTCTAATCTTGACACCGGAACCTTAACTCGTCTGACCGTTGACGCTCCCACAGGACAGTATATTTCTTACGTTTTGATTCATGATACGGGCAACTACTGGCTAATGGATGATCTGTGCACAGATGCCAAAGGTGTTATCCCTGTGCCCGGGAGATCTATTGGGAAACACAGCGATAAGTTCGACATAGTGTTTGTACCCGATGATGACTATGGATCATCAGCAGATATTGATAAGTGGTTGCCGACTTTTCTCGATGACATTAATCATCAAATTGATGAGAGGCTTGGTGGAGCAGCTCCCGTGAGTGGAAATCTAAGCAAGTTCAATTTTTACTACACGAAACTTCAGGGAACTGCCAGCAGCAAGACACTTCCAGCCGACTTAACTCAGATGTCGCCTTTTGCCGATGCATACGTAATCTTTCATACTGAAGAGTTCGGTGATTCAACTAGAATGGGCCCACCCAGTATTTATGGAGCTGAAGGACCGGTCGGAAGGTCATTTATCCATGAAAGTGGCCACGGGATTTTTGGACTGGCGGACGAATATGATGACGATAACTGCATCACGTTCTACTTCCAGCCAAATCCGATGCCAAATATCTGGGCCACCGAAGCTGAAGGTAGAGCAGATGCAACTAAAGAAGGTTGGAACCCTGATGATATTCAAAATTTCACAGATTGTCAGGGTGATTGGTGGAAACTTGGCACCAAAGAATACATTATGTGTGACGGAAGTTTCTTTGCCAATGGATGGGGAGCGCCGGCCTCCAGGAGAATCCAATGGTTCTTAGGCCAATATCCAAGTGACAATACGAAAGCAAAAGCTTCTACCCAATCGGAGAAATCCATATCCTTGAATCTGCAAATATCGTCGGATGTATTCAGTCTGTTGGATGATAGTTTTGTTACAGACTCTGCCCCTAGCTATCTTCCTGGAAAGTATGATTTTACGACAAAGGTATATTCAACCAGCGGAGAATTGTTGAGAGAATATGGATTTAATGATCCGAGACGAATATTAGCTGAATCGGACTATGAAGGACCAACCTTGTTAGATAATGTTAATTTCCAATTGACACTACCGTATTTCAACAATGGTGGTAGAGTTGATTTGATTGAATCTGCGACTGGGAGCGTTAAATTGTCGGTTGACATATCCAAATATGCCTCAACGGATACTACTCCACCTTCCTCAATAACTAATATCCAGTCCACCAACGGCACAACCTGGCTCAACTGGACTTGGACTAATCCCTCAGATCCCGATTTCTCCCACACAGAAATCTACCTGAACGGTCCTTTCCAGACCAACACCTCTGCTGGATACTTCAACACCACCGACCCCCAGCCAGAAAAAAGTTATACTCTCATTAGGACCAACCCCTCAAATCCCGATTTCTCCCACACAGAAATCTACCTGAACGGTCCTTTCCAGACCAACACTTCTGCTGAATACTTCAACGCCACCGGCCTCCAGCCAGAAAAAAGTTATACTCTCAGTACGCGCACTGTAGATGATTCTGGAAATGTCAATCAGACGTGGGTCAATTCAACAGGTACTACCAAAAAAGAACTTGTACTCCCTGTAGCGAACTTTTCTGCAAAACCCACCGAAGGAAAAGCACCATTAACGGTTGCTTTCACTGACACCAGTACAGGAGACCCGACCAAATGGAAATGGGATTTTGGAGATGGAACAACTTCAATCCAACAGAATCCTAAGCATAAATATTCCAAAGCAGGAAACTATACGGTAGCACTTACGGTAAGCAATGCGGCAGGCAGTAATACAGTAACAAAAGACGGCTATATACAAGTTATAGAAAAACCTGTAGCTAACTTTTCTGCTTCCCCGACTTCTGGGAAAGCACCATTAAACGTTAAATTTGCTGACACAAGCACAGGAACACCTACTTACTGGTACTGGAACTTTGGAGACGGATCAAAGTCATACCTACAGAATCCGACTCATAAGTATTCAAAGATAGGGGTCTATACTGTTAGCTTAATAGTAAAGAATGCTGCAGGAAGTAGCGAAGTAACAAAAACAAATTATATAAAAGTAGTAACAAAGCCGGTTGCCGCATTCTCTGCGTCTCCGACCTCTGGAAAAGCTCCATTAACGGTTGCCTTTACTGACAAAAGTACAGGCTTACCAGAGAAGTGGAAATGGAGTTTTGGAGACGGGACAATTTCAAGGGAACAGAATCCAGAACATCAGTATTTACAGGAAGGAAAATATAAGGTTACACTTACAGTAAGCAATGCGGCAGGCAGCAATACTGTAACAAAAACAAATTACATAACAGTGACAACAAATACAAGACCGGGAATATACTCTGAAAACGAATAA
- a CDS encoding nucleotidyltransferase domain-containing protein → MGLKIHEIGKEILCILLPEFFNKKEYVELAYLFGSTAEGTEGPLSDIDIGVYLSSKLTKGERIVFNLQ, encoded by the coding sequence ATGGGTCTTAAAATTCACGAGATAGGGAAAGAAATTCTGTGTATCTTGCTTCCTGAATTTTTTAATAAAAAGGAATATGTAGAACTTGCATATCTCTTTGGTTCGACAGCAGAGGGAACGGAAGGACCGCTAAGCGATATTGATATAGGTGTTTATCTTTCCAGCAAACTTACAAAAGGAGAAAGGATAGTTTTCAACTTGCAGTAA
- the fpoM gene encoding F(420)H(2) dehydrogenase subunit M: MLPVASLLILVPLIFAAVTFFTKTKDQAAGLAFLGSIATLGLTLYAYLNFDSSTAVMQFFESIDWIPLLGVKYSVGIDGVSLPLILLNAIVIPFLILYSWKEDRESPNRFYGLILTMQAAVIGVFVSLDFVVFYVFWELTLIPLFFMVNIWGGEKRAHASYKFFIYTHVASLVMLLGIFGLFYASWQQTGVPTFDIRTLVAQFQFLGSGLLRDAIFLSIIFGFLAKLPIFPFHSWLPDAYTEAPTAGSVLFILLKIGGYGLFRISLPMLPNTGNPELMITMLGFLGAFSILYGALVALRQKDLKRMIAYSSLSHMGYVLLGSAGLVTLSVSGAMFQQFSHGLIMSIMFMSAGAIQTSTGTRIINNLGGLAKKMPMLAVLMMLGFMASLGLPGLTGFIAEFLVLAFSYVNLPGFVLLALLSIVITAGYNLWAMQRAMFGVYSEKFGDVRDIDSLQVFSMGIIALLVLYFGLNPNPVLNMMITNSKAIVSLAAALGV; the protein is encoded by the coding sequence ATGCTGCCGGTCGCATCACTGTTGATTCTGGTGCCGCTGATTTTTGCAGCAGTTACCTTTTTCACAAAAACGAAAGATCAGGCTGCAGGCCTGGCTTTTTTAGGGTCCATTGCAACTCTTGGCCTTACCCTGTATGCCTACCTGAACTTTGACAGCAGTACGGCTGTCATGCAGTTCTTTGAATCGATAGACTGGATCCCCTTGCTGGGAGTTAAATATTCAGTTGGGATTGACGGCGTTTCCCTGCCCCTTATCCTCCTGAATGCAATAGTTATCCCGTTCCTGATCCTTTATAGCTGGAAGGAAGACAGGGAATCTCCTAACCGGTTTTATGGTTTGATTCTTACCATGCAGGCTGCAGTTATAGGAGTCTTCGTATCCCTTGATTTCGTGGTCTTTTATGTATTCTGGGAACTTACCCTGATCCCTCTTTTCTTCATGGTAAACATCTGGGGAGGAGAAAAGAGGGCCCATGCGTCTTATAAGTTCTTTATCTACACGCATGTTGCCTCTCTGGTAATGCTTCTTGGGATCTTCGGGCTCTTCTATGCCTCCTGGCAGCAGACCGGGGTCCCCACCTTTGATATAAGGACACTTGTTGCACAGTTCCAGTTCTTAGGGTCCGGCCTGTTAAGGGATGCAATCTTTCTCTCCATCATTTTCGGGTTCCTGGCAAAGCTGCCGATTTTCCCCTTCCACTCCTGGCTTCCGGATGCTTATACCGAAGCCCCGACCGCAGGCAGTGTACTCTTTATTCTGCTCAAAATAGGAGGATACGGGCTTTTCAGGATCTCACTTCCAATGCTCCCGAATACTGGCAACCCTGAGCTTATGATTACCATGCTGGGTTTCCTTGGAGCTTTCAGCATTCTTTATGGAGCTCTTGTAGCTCTGAGGCAGAAAGACCTCAAGCGTATGATCGCTTATTCCAGTTTAAGCCACATGGGATATGTTTTACTGGGTTCGGCAGGCCTTGTTACCCTTTCGGTTTCAGGAGCTATGTTCCAGCAGTTTTCCCACGGGCTTATAATGAGTATCATGTTCATGTCCGCAGGAGCGATCCAGACAAGCACGGGGACAAGGATAATCAACAATCTTGGCGGGCTTGCAAAGAAGATGCCAATGCTGGCTGTACTTATGATGCTCGGTTTTATGGCATCCCTTGGCCTGCCAGGACTTACCGGCTTTATTGCCGAGTTCCTGGTGCTGGCCTTCAGCTACGTCAACCTGCCTGGATTTGTCTTGCTTGCCCTTCTGTCAATAGTGATTACTGCAGGTTACAATCTATGGGCAATGCAGAGGGCAATGTTCGGAGTTTATAGCGAGAAGTTCGGGGATGTCAGGGACATCGATTCTCTTCAGGTCTTTTCGATGGGAATAATTGCCCTTCTTGTGCTTTATTTCGGCCTGAACCCGAATCCTGTGCTTAATATGATGATTACGAATTCGAAAGCAATAGTAAGCCTCGCGGCTGCCCTGGGGGTGTAA
- a CDS encoding NADH-quinone oxidoreductase subunit J: MIGLETMGEALKMAVFWVLAISTVFFAVFVVTAKDIVRAGLALIMCMFGIAALYILLNAQFLGIIQVLVYIGAIGVLILFAVMLTKHEIGGGPGED, translated from the coding sequence ATGATCGGACTCGAAACAATGGGAGAAGCCCTGAAAATGGCTGTCTTCTGGGTTCTTGCCATCTCTACAGTATTCTTTGCAGTCTTCGTAGTAACTGCAAAAGATATTGTCCGGGCCGGGCTTGCCCTGATCATGTGCATGTTTGGAATTGCAGCTCTCTACATCCTTTTGAATGCCCAGTTCCTGGGAATCATTCAGGTACTGGTTTACATCGGAGCAATCGGAGTTCTCATTCTCTTTGCGGTTATGCTGACAAAGCACGAGATAGGAGGTGGACCCGGTGAGGATTAA
- the fpoO gene encoding F420H2 dehydrogenase subunit FpoO: MIGCALCRLTIPIVIPVRVFRSRLKFAYSEGIWKGLCDTCLDSSQETYLSIDKNEISCRRNKCVLCGKKGRVYPVEIQIPDFSTGVIKRKVNVCTKCLDSINETYIRFKGEQIEGSACEHGHGHL; the protein is encoded by the coding sequence ATGATAGGTTGTGCTCTTTGCAGGCTCACAATTCCAATAGTTATTCCTGTCCGGGTTTTCCGTTCCCGCCTCAAATTCGCCTATTCTGAGGGTATCTGGAAAGGGCTATGTGATACCTGCCTGGATTCCTCCCAGGAGACCTATTTAAGCATCGACAAAAACGAAATCTCCTGCAGGAGAAACAAATGCGTTTTGTGCGGTAAAAAAGGCAGGGTTTACCCTGTGGAAATCCAGATTCCTGATTTTTCAACAGGAGTTATAAAAAGAAAGGTAAATGTCTGCACAAAATGCCTGGATTCTATCAATGAGACTTATATAAGGTTTAAAGGGGAACAGATTGAGGGTTCGGCTTGTGAACACGGGCATGGGCATTTGTAA
- the fpoN gene encoding F(420)H(2) dehydrogenase subunit N, with translation MENLMLLAPEIVVAATGLIILFIGVFMSPRTKNILGYLATLGVLAALVLTIQSFGIEATMFSGTVSIDALSQFFKLVFLAVALIVSVASIKYNENSDHTEEFYSLVLFATLGMMVVASSNDFILLFCAFELASFATYALAGFEKQNQVSLEGAMKYFMMGAVSSALMLFGISFVYGATGTTSIPMIAENASLLAENPIGLVAVVLLIAGFGFKMALVPFHMWAPDTYQGSPSVVSSLLAAGSKKMGFVAAFRVFILALAALQPDWQLAFTILAVVTMTFGNVVAVSQTSVKRMLAYSSLAQAGYIAMAFVVMTPMALTGGIFYTLAHAFMKGGAFIAAGAVVWMITTQRTGDLQVPDHLDNFRGLGKRMPLVALCMTVFVFALAGIPLTSGFMAKFVLFSSAIQAGMTWLAVIAILNSALSLFYYARLVRYMYFLPPEGKKIGLPFPYAAALLLATAGVFAMGLWPEPFLQWAMEAAKVLI, from the coding sequence ATGGAAAATTTAATGCTTCTCGCACCTGAAATTGTAGTCGCTGCAACCGGTCTGATTATACTGTTTATAGGGGTCTTCATGTCCCCCAGGACCAAGAATATTCTTGGTTACCTGGCAACTCTGGGAGTCCTTGCAGCTCTGGTTCTGACAATCCAGAGTTTCGGGATTGAAGCTACGATGTTCTCTGGCACTGTCAGCATTGATGCCCTTTCCCAGTTCTTCAAACTGGTCTTCCTGGCAGTTGCACTGATTGTTTCGGTTGCTTCAATTAAGTATAATGAAAACAGTGACCATACCGAAGAGTTTTATTCCCTGGTGCTTTTTGCAACCCTCGGGATGATGGTTGTTGCCTCCTCAAATGACTTTATCCTGCTCTTCTGTGCCTTTGAGCTGGCAAGCTTTGCTACCTATGCCCTTGCAGGTTTTGAGAAACAGAACCAAGTGTCCCTCGAAGGAGCCATGAAGTACTTTATGATGGGTGCAGTTTCTTCAGCGCTTATGCTTTTTGGGATATCTTTTGTGTATGGGGCAACGGGCACTACCAGCATTCCAATGATTGCTGAAAATGCCTCCCTCCTGGCAGAAAACCCTATCGGGCTTGTTGCAGTTGTGCTGCTCATTGCAGGTTTTGGCTTCAAGATGGCTCTTGTACCTTTTCATATGTGGGCTCCGGATACCTATCAGGGTTCTCCTTCAGTTGTCTCCTCCCTTCTTGCAGCCGGGTCGAAGAAAATGGGTTTTGTGGCGGCTTTCAGGGTTTTCATCCTGGCGCTTGCTGCACTCCAGCCTGACTGGCAGTTAGCTTTTACAATTCTGGCAGTCGTAACCATGACCTTCGGAAACGTGGTTGCAGTCTCTCAGACCAGCGTGAAACGTATGCTTGCTTACTCTTCTCTGGCCCAGGCAGGGTATATTGCAATGGCTTTTGTGGTAATGACCCCAATGGCTCTTACAGGTGGAATTTTCTATACCCTTGCCCATGCCTTTATGAAAGGAGGGGCATTTATCGCAGCCGGCGCAGTTGTCTGGATGATAACTACTCAAAGGACAGGGGACCTTCAGGTTCCAGACCACCTGGACAACTTTAGGGGCCTTGGGAAGAGAATGCCGCTAGTAGCTCTTTGCATGACGGTTTTCGTCTTTGCCCTTGCAGGCATTCCACTGACTTCCGGTTTCATGGCCAAGTTCGTGCTCTTCTCTTCAGCCATTCAGGCAGGTATGACCTGGCTTGCGGTAATTGCAATCCTGAACAGTGCCCTTTCATTGTTCTATTATGCACGGCTTGTAAGGTACATGTACTTCCTTCCCCCTGAAGGCAAAAAGATCGGCCTGCCTTTCCCATATGCAGCAGCCCTCCTGCTTGCAACAGCCGGCGTGTTTGCAATGGGCCTATGGCCTGAACCCTTCTTGCAGTGGGCAATGGAAGCAGCAAAGGTACTGATCTAA
- the fpoK gene encoding F420H2 dehydrogenase subunit FpoK, which translates to MIPLIFYLGLAALLFSIGLYGVMTHKNGIRMIMCIELMLNSANLNLVAFSSYTDTLNGQVFAIFSIALAAAEAAVGFAILMAIYRMHDKINLNELKILRW; encoded by the coding sequence ATGATTCCTTTAATCTTTTACCTCGGGCTTGCAGCCCTGCTGTTTTCAATAGGACTCTATGGCGTAATGACACATAAAAACGGTATCAGGATGATTATGTGCATTGAGCTCATGCTCAACTCTGCAAACCTGAACCTGGTGGCTTTCTCCAGCTACACGGATACCCTGAACGGGCAGGTTTTCGCCATATTCTCAATTGCCCTTGCAGCTGCCGAAGCAGCAGTCGGGTTTGCAATCCTCATGGCAATCTATAGAATGCACGATAAGATCAACCTTAATGAGCTCAAGATCCTGAGGTGGTAA
- a CDS encoding F420H2 dehydrogenase subunit FpoO, translating into MTDCDLCGKAIPAVIPVRVFRSRLKFAYPEGVWKGLCETCLDSSQETYLSIDKNEISCRRNKCVLCGKKGRVYPVEIQIPDFSKGVIRKKVNVCTKCLDSINETYIRFKGEQIEGSVCEHGHEH; encoded by the coding sequence ATGACAGATTGTGATCTTTGCGGAAAAGCGATCCCGGCCGTAATTCCTGTCCGGGTTTTCCGCTCCCGCCTCAAATTCGCCTATCCTGAGGGTGTCTGGAAAGGGCTCTGTGAGACCTGCCTGGATTCCTCCCAGGAGACCTATTTAAGCATCGACAAAAACGAAATCTCCTGCAGGCGAAACAAATGCGTCCTGTGCGGTAAAAAAGGCAGGGTTTACCCTGTGGAAATTCAGATTCCCGATTTTTCAAAAGGAGTTATAAGAAAAAAGGTAAATGTCTGCACAAAATGCCTGGATTCTATCAATGAGACTTATATCAGGTTTAAAGGAGAGCAGATTGAGGGTTCGGTTTGTGAACACGGGCATGAACACTGA